In the Takifugu flavidus isolate HTHZ2018 chromosome 11, ASM371156v2, whole genome shotgun sequence genome, one interval contains:
- the LOC130533655 gene encoding vinculin-like isoform X5: MPVFHTKTIESILEPVAQQISHLVIMHEEGEVDGKAIPDLTVPVAAVQAAVSNLVRVGKETVQTTEDQLMKRDMPPAFIKVENSSSKLVQASQMLKADPYSVPARDYLIDGSRGILSGTSDLLLTFDEAEVRKIIRVCKGILEYLTVAEVVETMEDLITYTKNLGPGMTKMSKMIEERQQELTHQEHRQMLVNSMNTVKELLPVLISAIKIFVTTKSSRGGGTEEAERNRRFTFEKMSAEINEIIRVLQLTTWDEDAWANKDMEALKRSLAVIESKMAQAKSWLKDPHGQPGDPGEVALRVILDEAGKVGELCAGKERKDILATAKALGQMTDQIADLRARGQGLTPGCMQRAGQCSQGLDLLFGKVDSAARRLEALISAKQAIARRLDAAQAWLANPHGGPEGEENIRALLAEAKRIADLCEDPKERDDILRSIGEIASLTARLVELRKQLKLHPPANSWHILPAWKICCCLSTLGMRPAIRGKGDSPEARALAKQIGAALLTLQSKTNKAVANMRPAKPAVTLEGKMEQALRWVNNPGVDDRGIECEILQWNTGQAAIRGMVGEGRRLAGGLLGPYRQDMIGHCDKTEALMASLADMAGRGEAEAPHARATAAQLQDSLKDLRQHMQEVMTQEVSDVFSDTTTPVKLLAVAATAPPDAPNRTEVFEERAGNFETHAGRLGTTAEKAAAVGTANKGTVEGIHAAVKHARELTPQVTSAARILLKNPGNKAAYEHFDTMKNQWIDNIEKLTGLVDEAIDTKSLLDASEEAIKKDIDKCRVAMANVQPQMLVAGATSIARRANRVLLVAKREVENSEDPRFRDTVKHASDVLSHTISPMVMDAKAVAGNIQDKALQKAYLDSCLRILAAVGKVREAFQPQEPEFPPPPPDLDQLRISTVSDEQAPPKPPLPEGEVPPPRPPPPEEKDEEFPEQKVGEVVSEPMMVAARQLHDEARKWSSKGNDIIAAAKRMALLMAEMSRLVRGGSGNKRALIQCAKDIAKASDEVTRLAKEVAKQCTDRRIRTNLLQVCERIPTISTQLKILSTVKATMLGRTNISEEESEQATEMLVHNAQNLMQSVKETVREAEAASIKIRTDAGFTLRWVRKTPWYQ; encoded by the exons ATGCCGGTGTTTCACACCAAGACCATCGAGAGTATCCTGGAGCCGGTGGCTCAGCAGATCTCCCACCTTGTCATCATGCACGAGGAGGGCGAGGTGGACGGGAAAGCCATCCCGGATCTGACGGTGCCGGTGGCCGCGGTGCAGGCGGCAGTCAGCAACCTTGTGCGG GTGGGGAAGGAGACGGTTCAAACCACCGAGGACCAGCTGATGAAGCGAGACATGCCTCCTGCGTTCATTAA GGTGGAGAACTCCTCCTCCAAGCTCGTCCAGGCTTCTCAGATGCTCAAGGCAGACCCCTATTCTGTCCCCGCAAGAGATTACCTGATCGATGGATCCAGGGGGATATTGTCCGGAACATCCGACCTGCTTCTGACTTTTGATGAGGCTGAG GTGCGTAAAATCATCCGGGTGTGTAAAGGCATCCTGGAGTATCTGACTGTAGCCGAGGTGGTCGAGACCATGGAGGATCTCATCACCTACACCAAGAATCTGGGCCCGG GGATGACCAAAATGTCAAAGATGATTgaagagaggcagcaggagctgaCGCACCAGGAGCACAGACAGATGCTGGTCAACTCCATGAACACcgtcaaagagctgctgcctgttcTTATATCAG CCATAAAGATTTTTGTGAcgacaaagagcagcagagggggcggtacagaggaggcagagaggaaccGAAGGTTTACCTTTGAGAAAATGAGCGCCGAGATCAATGAAATCATACGAGTGCTACAACTGACCACGTGGGATGAGGACGCCTGGGCCAACAAG GATATGGAGGCTTTGAAGAGATCTCTGGCTGTGATTGAGTCAAAGATGGCACAAGCTAAAAGCTGGCTGAAAGACCCCCACGGACAACCAG GAGACCCTGGTGAGGTCGCCCTCCGTGTCATTCTGGACGAAGCTGGTAAGGTGGGGGAGCTGTGCGCTGGGAAAGAGCGGAAGGACATACTGGCCACTGCGAAAGCTCTGGGGCAAATGACAGATCAGATAGCAGATCTAAGAGCCAG GGGCCAGGGGCTGACCCCGGGGTGCATGCAGCGCGCGGGCCAATGCTCGCAAGGCTTAGATTTGCTATTTGGCAAAGTGGACAGTGCTGCTCGCAGATTGGAGGCTCTAATCAGCGCCAAGCAGGCCATTGCCAGGAGGCTGGATGCTGcacag GCCTGGCTGGCCAATCCCCACGGGGGtcctgagggagaggagaacatCAGAGCTCTGCTCGCAGAGGCCAAACGCATTGCTGATCTGTGCGAAGACCCCAAAGAGAGGGACGACATCCTGCGCTCCATCGGCGAGATCGCAAGCCTCACCGCCAGGCTTGTGGAGCTACGCAAACA GCTCAAACTGCATCCTCCTGCCAATAGCTGGCATATATTACCTGCCTGGAAAATATGTTGTTGCCTGTCAACCCTGGGCATGAGACCAGCAATAAG GGGTAAAGGCGACAGCCCGGAGGCGCGTGCATTGGCAAAGCAGATTGGTGCCGCACTGCTGACCCTGCAATCCAAAACCAATAAAGCCGTGGCAAACATGAGACCAGCCAAGCCTGCCGTCACCTTGGAGGGCAAGATGGAGCAGGCCCTGCGCTGGGTGAACAACCCTGGGGTGGACGACAGAGGAATAG AGTGTGAAATACTTCAGTGGAACACAG GCCAGGCAGCAATCAGGGGTATGGTTGGAGAAGGGAGGAGGCTCGCGGGAGGCCTGTTAGGACCATATCGTCAAGATATGATCGGCCACTGCGACAAAACAGAGGCCCTGATGGCATCTTTAGCTGACATGGCTggcagaggagaagcagaggctCCTCACGCCCGAGCTACAGCTGCACAACTTCAAGACAGTCTCAAG GACCTGAGGCAGCACATGCAGGAGGTGATGACCCAGGAAGTATCTGATGTTTTCAGCGACACCACCACTCCTGTCAAACTGCTGGCTGTGGCTGCAACCGCTCCTCCAGATGCCCCCAACAGGACAGAG GTTTTTGAAGAGCGCGCTGGGAACTTCGAGACCCACGCAGGTCGTCTGGGGACCACCGCAgagaaggctgctgctgtgggaacTGCCAATAAAGGAACAGTAGAGGGCATCCATGCTGCAGTGAAACACGCCAGGGAGCTCACGCCACAG GTGACCTCAGCTGCTCGGATCTTGTTGAAGAATCCTGGAAATAAAGCGGCGTATGAACACTTTGACACCATGAAGAACCAGTGGATTGACAATATTGAGAAACTTACAG gtctgGTTGATGAGGCCATCGACACCAAGTCCCTGCTGGACGCTTCCGAAGAGGCGATAAAGAAAGACATTGACAAATGCCGAGTTGCTATGGCAAATGTTCAGCCCCAAATGCTTGTTGCCGGGGCAACAAGCATAGCAAGGCGTGCTAATCGGGTCCTACTGGTGGCAAAGAGGGAAGTGGAGAACTCTGAAGACCCACGGTTCAGAGACACAGTGAAACATGCCTCAGACGTCCTCTCCCACACAATCTCACCCATGGTGATGGATGCGAAGGCAGTGGCCGGGAACATACAGGATAAAG CCCTTCAGAAGGCCTATTTGGACTCATGTCTGAGGATCCTGGCTGCAGTAGGAAAAGTGAGGGAAGCTTTCCAACCTCAGGAACCCGagttcccacctcctccccctgatCTGGACCAGCTCCGCATAAGCACA GTAAGCGATGAGCAGGCACCACCAAAACCGCCCCTGCCAGAGGGCGAAGTACCGCCGCCTCGACCTCCCCCTCCTGAGGAGAAGGATGAAGAGTTCCCAGAGCAGAAAGTTGGAGAGGTAGTCAGCGAGCCCATGATGGTGGCTGCCAGGCAGCTGCACGATGAGGCGCGCAAGTGGTCGAGCAAG GGTAATGACATCATTGCAGCAGCCAAGCGGATGGCTCTGCTAATGGCAGAAATGTCTCGGCTCGTGCGCGGTGGAAGTGGGAACAAACGGGCACTAATTCAGTGTGCCAAGGATATCGCCAAGGCCTCAGACGAGGTGACGAGACTGGCCAAAGAGGTGGCCAAGCAGTGCACCGACAGGCGAATCCGAACCAATCTGCTACAG GTGTGCGAGCGAATCCCCACCATCAGCACTCAGCTGAAGATCCTCTCTACCGTCAAAGCCACCATGCTGGGACGGACCAACATCAGCGAGGAGGAGTCAGAGCAG GCCACAGAAATGCTGGTCCACAATGCCCAGAATCTGATGCAGTCAGTgaaggagactgtcagagaagcagaagcagcctcCATCAAGATCCGCACGGATGCAGGATTCACCCTCCGCTGGGTGCGCAAGACCCCCTGGTACCAGTAA
- the LOC130533655 gene encoding vinculin-like isoform X3, translating to MPVFHTKTIESILEPVAQQISHLVIMHEEGEVDGKAIPDLTVPVAAVQAAVSNLVRVGKETVQTTEDQLMKRDMPPAFIKVENSSSKLVQASQMLKADPYSVPARDYLIDGSRGILSGTSDLLLTFDEAEVRKIIRVCKGILEYLTVAEVVETMEDLITYTKNLGPGMTKMSKMIEERQQELTHQEHRQMLVNSMNTVKELLPVLISAIKIFVTTKSSRGGGTEEAERNRRFTFEKMSAEINEIIRVLQLTTWDEDAWANKDMEALKRSLAVIESKMAQAKSWLKDPHGQPGDPGEVALRVILDEAGKVGELCAGKERKDILATAKALGQMTDQIADLRARGQGLTPGCMQRAGQCSQGLDLLFGKVDSAARRLEALISAKQAIARRLDAAQAWLANPHGGPEGEENIRALLAEAKRIADLCEDPKERDDILRSIGEIASLTARLVELRKQGKGDSPEARALAKQIGAALLTLQSKTNKAVANMRPAKPAVTLEGKMEQALRWVNNPGVDDRGIECEILQWNTGQAAIRGMVGEGRRLAGGLLGPYRQDMIGHCDKTEALMASLADMAGRGEAEAPHARATAAQLQDSLKDLRQHMQEVMTQEVSDVFSDTTTPVKLLAVAATAPPDAPNRTEVFEERAGNFETHAGRLGTTAEKAAAVGTANKGTVEGIHAAVKHARELTPQVTSAARILLKNPGNKAAYEHFDTMKNQWIDNIEKLTGLVDEAIDTKSLLDASEEAIKKDIDKCRVAMANVQPQMLVAGATSIARRANRVLLVAKREVENSEDPRFRDTVKHASDVLSHTISPMVMDAKAVAGNIQDKALQKAYLDSCLRILAAVGKVREAFQPQEPEFPPPPPDLDQLRISTVSDEQAPPKPPLPEGEVPPPRPPPPEEKDEEFPEQKVGEVVSEPMMVAARQLHDEARKWSSKPEDEEAVVEREVDEEDDFTDGEDDYEPELLMMPSNQPVNQPILAAAQSLHQEARKWSSKGNDIIAAAKRMALLMAEMSRLVRGGSGNKRALIQCAKDIAKASDEVTRLAKEVAKQCTDRRIRTNLLQVCERIPTISTQLKILSTVKATMLGRTNISEEESEQATEMLVHNAQNLMQSVKETVREAEAASIKIRTDAGFTLRWVRKTPWYQ from the exons ATGCCGGTGTTTCACACCAAGACCATCGAGAGTATCCTGGAGCCGGTGGCTCAGCAGATCTCCCACCTTGTCATCATGCACGAGGAGGGCGAGGTGGACGGGAAAGCCATCCCGGATCTGACGGTGCCGGTGGCCGCGGTGCAGGCGGCAGTCAGCAACCTTGTGCGG GTGGGGAAGGAGACGGTTCAAACCACCGAGGACCAGCTGATGAAGCGAGACATGCCTCCTGCGTTCATTAA GGTGGAGAACTCCTCCTCCAAGCTCGTCCAGGCTTCTCAGATGCTCAAGGCAGACCCCTATTCTGTCCCCGCAAGAGATTACCTGATCGATGGATCCAGGGGGATATTGTCCGGAACATCCGACCTGCTTCTGACTTTTGATGAGGCTGAG GTGCGTAAAATCATCCGGGTGTGTAAAGGCATCCTGGAGTATCTGACTGTAGCCGAGGTGGTCGAGACCATGGAGGATCTCATCACCTACACCAAGAATCTGGGCCCGG GGATGACCAAAATGTCAAAGATGATTgaagagaggcagcaggagctgaCGCACCAGGAGCACAGACAGATGCTGGTCAACTCCATGAACACcgtcaaagagctgctgcctgttcTTATATCAG CCATAAAGATTTTTGTGAcgacaaagagcagcagagggggcggtacagaggaggcagagaggaaccGAAGGTTTACCTTTGAGAAAATGAGCGCCGAGATCAATGAAATCATACGAGTGCTACAACTGACCACGTGGGATGAGGACGCCTGGGCCAACAAG GATATGGAGGCTTTGAAGAGATCTCTGGCTGTGATTGAGTCAAAGATGGCACAAGCTAAAAGCTGGCTGAAAGACCCCCACGGACAACCAG GAGACCCTGGTGAGGTCGCCCTCCGTGTCATTCTGGACGAAGCTGGTAAGGTGGGGGAGCTGTGCGCTGGGAAAGAGCGGAAGGACATACTGGCCACTGCGAAAGCTCTGGGGCAAATGACAGATCAGATAGCAGATCTAAGAGCCAG GGGCCAGGGGCTGACCCCGGGGTGCATGCAGCGCGCGGGCCAATGCTCGCAAGGCTTAGATTTGCTATTTGGCAAAGTGGACAGTGCTGCTCGCAGATTGGAGGCTCTAATCAGCGCCAAGCAGGCCATTGCCAGGAGGCTGGATGCTGcacag GCCTGGCTGGCCAATCCCCACGGGGGtcctgagggagaggagaacatCAGAGCTCTGCTCGCAGAGGCCAAACGCATTGCTGATCTGTGCGAAGACCCCAAAGAGAGGGACGACATCCTGCGCTCCATCGGCGAGATCGCAAGCCTCACCGCCAGGCTTGTGGAGCTACGCAAACA GGGTAAAGGCGACAGCCCGGAGGCGCGTGCATTGGCAAAGCAGATTGGTGCCGCACTGCTGACCCTGCAATCCAAAACCAATAAAGCCGTGGCAAACATGAGACCAGCCAAGCCTGCCGTCACCTTGGAGGGCAAGATGGAGCAGGCCCTGCGCTGGGTGAACAACCCTGGGGTGGACGACAGAGGAATAG AGTGTGAAATACTTCAGTGGAACACAG GCCAGGCAGCAATCAGGGGTATGGTTGGAGAAGGGAGGAGGCTCGCGGGAGGCCTGTTAGGACCATATCGTCAAGATATGATCGGCCACTGCGACAAAACAGAGGCCCTGATGGCATCTTTAGCTGACATGGCTggcagaggagaagcagaggctCCTCACGCCCGAGCTACAGCTGCACAACTTCAAGACAGTCTCAAG GACCTGAGGCAGCACATGCAGGAGGTGATGACCCAGGAAGTATCTGATGTTTTCAGCGACACCACCACTCCTGTCAAACTGCTGGCTGTGGCTGCAACCGCTCCTCCAGATGCCCCCAACAGGACAGAG GTTTTTGAAGAGCGCGCTGGGAACTTCGAGACCCACGCAGGTCGTCTGGGGACCACCGCAgagaaggctgctgctgtgggaacTGCCAATAAAGGAACAGTAGAGGGCATCCATGCTGCAGTGAAACACGCCAGGGAGCTCACGCCACAG GTGACCTCAGCTGCTCGGATCTTGTTGAAGAATCCTGGAAATAAAGCGGCGTATGAACACTTTGACACCATGAAGAACCAGTGGATTGACAATATTGAGAAACTTACAG gtctgGTTGATGAGGCCATCGACACCAAGTCCCTGCTGGACGCTTCCGAAGAGGCGATAAAGAAAGACATTGACAAATGCCGAGTTGCTATGGCAAATGTTCAGCCCCAAATGCTTGTTGCCGGGGCAACAAGCATAGCAAGGCGTGCTAATCGGGTCCTACTGGTGGCAAAGAGGGAAGTGGAGAACTCTGAAGACCCACGGTTCAGAGACACAGTGAAACATGCCTCAGACGTCCTCTCCCACACAATCTCACCCATGGTGATGGATGCGAAGGCAGTGGCCGGGAACATACAGGATAAAG CCCTTCAGAAGGCCTATTTGGACTCATGTCTGAGGATCCTGGCTGCAGTAGGAAAAGTGAGGGAAGCTTTCCAACCTCAGGAACCCGagttcccacctcctccccctgatCTGGACCAGCTCCGCATAAGCACA GTAAGCGATGAGCAGGCACCACCAAAACCGCCCCTGCCAGAGGGCGAAGTACCGCCGCCTCGACCTCCCCCTCCTGAGGAGAAGGATGAAGAGTTCCCAGAGCAGAAAGTTGGAGAGGTAGTCAGCGAGCCCATGATGGTGGCTGCCAGGCAGCTGCACGATGAGGCGCGCAAGTGGTCGAGCAAG CCCGAGGATGAGGAGGCAGTAGTGGAGAGAGAggtagatgaggaggatgatttTACTGATGGTGAGGATGACTATGAGCCAGAACTGCTGATGATGCCCTCCAACCAGCCTGTCAATCAACCCATTCTGGCAGCTGCCCAGTCTCTCCACCAAGAGGCCCGCAAGTGGTCCAGTAAG GGTAATGACATCATTGCAGCAGCCAAGCGGATGGCTCTGCTAATGGCAGAAATGTCTCGGCTCGTGCGCGGTGGAAGTGGGAACAAACGGGCACTAATTCAGTGTGCCAAGGATATCGCCAAGGCCTCAGACGAGGTGACGAGACTGGCCAAAGAGGTGGCCAAGCAGTGCACCGACAGGCGAATCCGAACCAATCTGCTACAG GTGTGCGAGCGAATCCCCACCATCAGCACTCAGCTGAAGATCCTCTCTACCGTCAAAGCCACCATGCTGGGACGGACCAACATCAGCGAGGAGGAGTCAGAGCAG GCCACAGAAATGCTGGTCCACAATGCCCAGAATCTGATGCAGTCAGTgaaggagactgtcagagaagcagaagcagcctcCATCAAGATCCGCACGGATGCAGGATTCACCCTCCGCTGGGTGCGCAAGACCCCCTGGTACCAGTAA
- the LOC130533655 gene encoding vinculin-like isoform X7, whose translation MPVFHTKTIESILEPVAQQISHLVIMHEEGEVDGKAIPDLTVPVAAVQAAVSNLVRVGKETVQTTEDQLMKRDMPPAFIKVENSSSKLVQASQMLKADPYSVPARDYLIDGSRGILSGTSDLLLTFDEAEVRKIIRVCKGILEYLTVAEVVETMEDLITYTKNLGPGMTKMSKMIEERQQELTHQEHRQMLVNSMNTVKELLPVLISAIKIFVTTKSSRGGGTEEAERNRRFTFEKMSAEINEIIRVLQLTTWDEDAWANKDMEALKRSLAVIESKMAQAKSWLKDPHGQPGDPGEVALRVILDEAGKVGELCAGKERKDILATAKALGQMTDQIADLRARGQGLTPGCMQRAGQCSQGLDLLFGKVDSAARRLEALISAKQAIARRLDAAQAWLANPHGGPEGEENIRALLAEAKRIADLCEDPKERDDILRSIGEIASLTARLVELRKQGKGDSPEARALAKQIGAALLTLQSKTNKAVANMRPAKPAVTLEGKMEQALRWVNNPGVDDRGIGQAAIRGMVGEGRRLAGGLLGPYRQDMIGHCDKTEALMASLADMAGRGEAEAPHARATAAQLQDSLKDLRQHMQEVMTQEVSDVFSDTTTPVKLLAVAATAPPDAPNRTEVFEERAGNFETHAGRLGTTAEKAAAVGTANKGTVEGIHAAVKHARELTPQVTSAARILLKNPGNKAAYEHFDTMKNQWIDNIEKLTGLVDEAIDTKSLLDASEEAIKKDIDKCRVAMANVQPQMLVAGATSIARRANRVLLVAKREVENSEDPRFRDTVKHASDVLSHTISPMVMDAKAVAGNIQDKALQKAYLDSCLRILAAVGKVREAFQPQEPEFPPPPPDLDQLRISTVSDEQAPPKPPLPEGEVPPPRPPPPEEKDEEFPEQKVGEVVSEPMMVAARQLHDEARKWSSKGNDIIAAAKRMALLMAEMSRLVRGGSGNKRALIQCAKDIAKASDEVTRLAKEVAKQCTDRRIRTNLLQVCERIPTISTQLKILSTVKATMLGRTNISEEESEQATEMLVHNAQNLMQSVKETVREAEAASIKIRTDAGFTLRWVRKTPWYQ comes from the exons ATGCCGGTGTTTCACACCAAGACCATCGAGAGTATCCTGGAGCCGGTGGCTCAGCAGATCTCCCACCTTGTCATCATGCACGAGGAGGGCGAGGTGGACGGGAAAGCCATCCCGGATCTGACGGTGCCGGTGGCCGCGGTGCAGGCGGCAGTCAGCAACCTTGTGCGG GTGGGGAAGGAGACGGTTCAAACCACCGAGGACCAGCTGATGAAGCGAGACATGCCTCCTGCGTTCATTAA GGTGGAGAACTCCTCCTCCAAGCTCGTCCAGGCTTCTCAGATGCTCAAGGCAGACCCCTATTCTGTCCCCGCAAGAGATTACCTGATCGATGGATCCAGGGGGATATTGTCCGGAACATCCGACCTGCTTCTGACTTTTGATGAGGCTGAG GTGCGTAAAATCATCCGGGTGTGTAAAGGCATCCTGGAGTATCTGACTGTAGCCGAGGTGGTCGAGACCATGGAGGATCTCATCACCTACACCAAGAATCTGGGCCCGG GGATGACCAAAATGTCAAAGATGATTgaagagaggcagcaggagctgaCGCACCAGGAGCACAGACAGATGCTGGTCAACTCCATGAACACcgtcaaagagctgctgcctgttcTTATATCAG CCATAAAGATTTTTGTGAcgacaaagagcagcagagggggcggtacagaggaggcagagaggaaccGAAGGTTTACCTTTGAGAAAATGAGCGCCGAGATCAATGAAATCATACGAGTGCTACAACTGACCACGTGGGATGAGGACGCCTGGGCCAACAAG GATATGGAGGCTTTGAAGAGATCTCTGGCTGTGATTGAGTCAAAGATGGCACAAGCTAAAAGCTGGCTGAAAGACCCCCACGGACAACCAG GAGACCCTGGTGAGGTCGCCCTCCGTGTCATTCTGGACGAAGCTGGTAAGGTGGGGGAGCTGTGCGCTGGGAAAGAGCGGAAGGACATACTGGCCACTGCGAAAGCTCTGGGGCAAATGACAGATCAGATAGCAGATCTAAGAGCCAG GGGCCAGGGGCTGACCCCGGGGTGCATGCAGCGCGCGGGCCAATGCTCGCAAGGCTTAGATTTGCTATTTGGCAAAGTGGACAGTGCTGCTCGCAGATTGGAGGCTCTAATCAGCGCCAAGCAGGCCATTGCCAGGAGGCTGGATGCTGcacag GCCTGGCTGGCCAATCCCCACGGGGGtcctgagggagaggagaacatCAGAGCTCTGCTCGCAGAGGCCAAACGCATTGCTGATCTGTGCGAAGACCCCAAAGAGAGGGACGACATCCTGCGCTCCATCGGCGAGATCGCAAGCCTCACCGCCAGGCTTGTGGAGCTACGCAAACA GGGTAAAGGCGACAGCCCGGAGGCGCGTGCATTGGCAAAGCAGATTGGTGCCGCACTGCTGACCCTGCAATCCAAAACCAATAAAGCCGTGGCAAACATGAGACCAGCCAAGCCTGCCGTCACCTTGGAGGGCAAGATGGAGCAGGCCCTGCGCTGGGTGAACAACCCTGGGGTGGACGACAGAGGAATAG GCCAGGCAGCAATCAGGGGTATGGTTGGAGAAGGGAGGAGGCTCGCGGGAGGCCTGTTAGGACCATATCGTCAAGATATGATCGGCCACTGCGACAAAACAGAGGCCCTGATGGCATCTTTAGCTGACATGGCTggcagaggagaagcagaggctCCTCACGCCCGAGCTACAGCTGCACAACTTCAAGACAGTCTCAAG GACCTGAGGCAGCACATGCAGGAGGTGATGACCCAGGAAGTATCTGATGTTTTCAGCGACACCACCACTCCTGTCAAACTGCTGGCTGTGGCTGCAACCGCTCCTCCAGATGCCCCCAACAGGACAGAG GTTTTTGAAGAGCGCGCTGGGAACTTCGAGACCCACGCAGGTCGTCTGGGGACCACCGCAgagaaggctgctgctgtgggaacTGCCAATAAAGGAACAGTAGAGGGCATCCATGCTGCAGTGAAACACGCCAGGGAGCTCACGCCACAG GTGACCTCAGCTGCTCGGATCTTGTTGAAGAATCCTGGAAATAAAGCGGCGTATGAACACTTTGACACCATGAAGAACCAGTGGATTGACAATATTGAGAAACTTACAG gtctgGTTGATGAGGCCATCGACACCAAGTCCCTGCTGGACGCTTCCGAAGAGGCGATAAAGAAAGACATTGACAAATGCCGAGTTGCTATGGCAAATGTTCAGCCCCAAATGCTTGTTGCCGGGGCAACAAGCATAGCAAGGCGTGCTAATCGGGTCCTACTGGTGGCAAAGAGGGAAGTGGAGAACTCTGAAGACCCACGGTTCAGAGACACAGTGAAACATGCCTCAGACGTCCTCTCCCACACAATCTCACCCATGGTGATGGATGCGAAGGCAGTGGCCGGGAACATACAGGATAAAG CCCTTCAGAAGGCCTATTTGGACTCATGTCTGAGGATCCTGGCTGCAGTAGGAAAAGTGAGGGAAGCTTTCCAACCTCAGGAACCCGagttcccacctcctccccctgatCTGGACCAGCTCCGCATAAGCACA GTAAGCGATGAGCAGGCACCACCAAAACCGCCCCTGCCAGAGGGCGAAGTACCGCCGCCTCGACCTCCCCCTCCTGAGGAGAAGGATGAAGAGTTCCCAGAGCAGAAAGTTGGAGAGGTAGTCAGCGAGCCCATGATGGTGGCTGCCAGGCAGCTGCACGATGAGGCGCGCAAGTGGTCGAGCAAG GGTAATGACATCATTGCAGCAGCCAAGCGGATGGCTCTGCTAATGGCAGAAATGTCTCGGCTCGTGCGCGGTGGAAGTGGGAACAAACGGGCACTAATTCAGTGTGCCAAGGATATCGCCAAGGCCTCAGACGAGGTGACGAGACTGGCCAAAGAGGTGGCCAAGCAGTGCACCGACAGGCGAATCCGAACCAATCTGCTACAG GTGTGCGAGCGAATCCCCACCATCAGCACTCAGCTGAAGATCCTCTCTACCGTCAAAGCCACCATGCTGGGACGGACCAACATCAGCGAGGAGGAGTCAGAGCAG GCCACAGAAATGCTGGTCCACAATGCCCAGAATCTGATGCAGTCAGTgaaggagactgtcagagaagcagaagcagcctcCATCAAGATCCGCACGGATGCAGGATTCACCCTCCGCTGGGTGCGCAAGACCCCCTGGTACCAGTAA